The Arachis hypogaea cultivar Tifrunner chromosome 16, arahy.Tifrunner.gnm2.J5K5, whole genome shotgun sequence genome contains a region encoding:
- the LOC140180078 gene encoding uncharacterized protein, whose amino-acid sequence MDSNPMNPSSVTSGLDLHTIATIVAQVNAIQAVSLRSSVNPIMDPSSPFFLHPGEYPGNSLILLVLDTTKYGSWSRSMQRALKSKNKLGFVDGSLPKPTEDDLVFHAWDKCNNLVVFWITRSLSPEIANSVLWNGVASDIWDKLKKRFYHGDVFRIAELDEELFSTRQGDLTVTSYFMKLKGI is encoded by the coding sequence ATGGATTCGAACCCAATGAATCCGAGTTCCGTTACTTCAGGCCTCGATTTACATACAATAGCTACGATTGTAGCTCAGGTTAACGCGATTCAAGCAGTAAGCTTGCGTAGTTCAGTGAATCCGATTATGGATCCTTCCAGTCCCTTCTTTTTACACCCTGGTGAATATCCAGGTAACTCCTTGATCCTTTTAGTTCTAGATACCACAAAATATGGTTCTTGGTCACGTTCAATGCAAAGAGCACTAAAATCAAAGAATAAGCTGGGTTTTGTGGACGGTTCTTTACCGAAACCTACCGAAGATGATCTTGTGTTCCATGCTTGGGACAAATGCAACAATTTAGTAGTTTTTTGGATTACTCGCTCGCTAAGCCCAGAGATTGCAAATAGCGTACTTTGGAATGGAGTTGCTTCTGATATTTGGGATAAATTGAAGAAAAGATTCTATCATGGAGATGTATTCCGCATAGCCGAATTAGACGAAGAGTTGTTTTCGACGAGACAAGGAGATCTCACCGTCACTTCctattttatgaaattaaaagggatatGA